In the genome of Luteitalea pratensis, the window TTGTCGTCCCAGTAGCGCGCGGCTTCGGCGTCGTCCATCGGCTCGGTCTCTTGCCGGTACGATCCCGGCGGGACGAGGATACTCGGAGGAGGCCCGGCCGCGGCGGGATGGCGAGATGAGGTCGTAGGCGTGGACCTTTGTCGACCGATAGCAGCGTCGGGCCGCGTTCGGAGAACGGGCCCTACCGCAACCGGCTACCGCCAACGGATCGGACCGCCTGCAGCAGTGGTAGGGCCGGCTCTCTGAGCCCGGCCCATTCGTCCGCTGATCGCCGGACGTTCATGACCCCGATTCGACGAGGACGCCAGCCGTCTGAGCCGAACGGTGTAGTACGATCCGGAATTCGGTCGGCGGGGCGTAGCTCAGCCTGGTAGAGCGCTCGCTTTGGGAGCGAGAAGTCGCAGGTTCGAATCCTGTCGCCCCGACCATCCTCGCCCTGCTCGTCCGGTCGGAGTGTCAGCCTTCAGGCCCACGGCCCCGCCTTCGGCTCGCCGTCGGGCTCGAATCCTCCTCTCGCCCCGACCATCCTCGCCCTGCTCGTCCGGTCGGAGTGTCAGCCTTCAGGCCCACGGCTCCGCCTTCGGCTCGCCGTCCGGCTCGAATCCTGTCGCCCCGACCACTCCTCGCGTGGCTCGTGTGGTCGTCACACGGGCCGCAGGGTTTCCGCGTACATCGCCGCTGGTAAGCTCTGCGCGTGACCGGTCGCCTGCGCCGCCTCCTCCCACCGGCCCTCGTCATCGTCCTCGCCGGCCTCGGGCTGTGGCTGGTCGTGTCGCCCGCCGGCGTGACACGACCGACGATCCTCGAGCCGCCTGGACGCAACCAGCAGGCCTCGATCACCGGCACCGAAGCCACGCTCGTGAACGGGCGCCGCGTCACTCCCGCCGGCACCGTGCTGCGGACCCAGTCCTACAACTGGGGCCTCGCCATCAGCCCGGATCAGTCGCGCGCCGCGCTGCTGCGTGCCGACTCGATCGAGGTCGTCGACCTGTTGCCGCCGCATGACATCCGGCGCTACCCGCCGCGTGGCACGAAGGTCCCCGCGTTGGGCACCGGTACCTACATGGGGATCGCCTTCGCGCCCGACGGCAAGTCGATCTTCTACGGCAATGCCAACGAAGGGCAGATCCTGCGGCTCGATCTCGCGAGCGGCGAGATCGTCGCCACCATCGACATCGACGACGGCGGCATCGAGGACAGCTTCGTCGGCGACTTCGTCCTCACGCGCGACGGCCGCACGCTCGTTGCCGTTGACCAGTTCAACTTCCGGTTGGTCACCGTGGACGTGGCGAGCGGCCAGGTGCGCCAGTCGGTCCGGGTCGGCAGGCATCCCTTCGCGGTGGCCCTCTCGCCTGACGAACGCACGGCGTGGGTCTCCAACGTCGGCATGTTCGAGTACCCGCTGATCCCTGGCGTCACGCCGGACAACCGTGCCACCGCCGGCATCACGTTTCCGGCGTACGGCGTTCCATCGGCGGAGGCAGAGCAGGGCACCGTCGCCGAGGGGCAGTCGATCCCCGGGCTGGGTCCGTTGAATCACCCCGACGCGATGTCGGTGTTCAAGGTGGACCTCGCCAGCGGCCAGGTGACGCAGAAGATCCACACCGGGTACCTCGTCGGCGCCGACCGCGACGACATCAGGACCGTCGGCGGCGCGAGTCCTGGCGCACTGGCGGTCGCGCGCGACCGCGTCTACGTGTCCAACGCCACCAACGACACGATCACCGTCCTCGACGCGGGTACCGGAAAGCGCCTGGCCGACATCGCGCTGAACGTGCCGGGCCTCGAGACGCTGCGTGGCGTGCTCCCGTTCTCGGTCGTCCTGTCGCCAGACCAGTCACGCCTCTACGTCGCATGTGCCGGGTTGAACGCCGTGGCGGTGATCGACGTCCATACGCGCGCGATCGAGGGGTATGTCCCGGCCGGCTGGTTCGCGGCCCTCGTCGCGGTGTCGGTCGACGGCCAGCGACTCTACGTGTCGAGCGCCAAGGGCCTTGGCTCCGGGCGCAACGCGGGCCCGGGGTTCGACGACCCGGGCCGCGGCCTGCATCCCGGCGACATCATGCAGGGCACCCTGCAGATCGTCGAGACTCCGCGCGGCACGACGCTGTCCGACGGCACCCGTCAGGTGATCGACAACACCTACGCGGCGCGCGAGGTGCCGCCGTTGCTGGCGCGGACGTTGCCGTACGCGAACTCGCGGTTCGAGGGCCCGATCAAGCACATCGTGTTCGTGGTCAAGGAGAACCGCACCTACGACCAGGTCTTCGGCCAGCGACGCGACGCGCGCGGCAATCCATCGGGGGCCACGCTCGGGCTCGGCGTGCGCGTGGCGAGCAAGGACGGCCGCCGTGTCCTGCCCCGCGTCGACGTGACGCCGAATCATCACGCCCTCGCCGATCGCTTCGCCATCAGCGACAACTTCTACTGCGATGCAGACCAGTCCAACACCGGGCACCGCTGGGTGGTCGGTGTGTATCCCAACGAGTGGGTCGAGGTGAATGCACGGTCACGCATCGAGGCGCGCCCGTTCGGACCGGCTCCCGGGCGTCGCAACGTCAACGGCTCCAGTGCCGTCGTCAATCCCGAGGACTACAACGAGGCCGGCGCGCTCTGGGAGCACCTCGCCCGGCATGGCGTCCCGTTCTTCAACTTCGGGTTCGGAGCCGAGATGCCGCAGTCGATCGAAGCGCAGATGCACAAGGAGACCGGCATCCGGATGACGGTGAGCTTCCCGCTGCCCAAGCCCCTCTTCGATCGCTCCTCGCGGAAATACCCGACGTTCAACATGGCAATCCCGGACCAGTACCGGATGGACATGTTCGAAGAAGAGCTTCGCACCCGCTGGGAGAGCGGGGTCGAGTCCTTCCCCTCACTTGTCACCATCGTCTTACCAAACGATCACATGACGTCGGAGCACCCCGAGGATGGGTATCCCTTCCGCGAGTCGTACGTCGCCGACAACGACCTGGCGCTGGGCCGGCTGGTGGAGCGCCTGTCGCATTCGCGGTGGTGGGACGACATGCTGATCATCGTCACCGAGGACGATCCGCAGGGAGGCACCGACAGCGTCGACGCGCATCGGTCGCTGCTGATGCTCATCAGCCCGTGGGTCAAGCGCGGCTACGTGTCGCCGGT includes:
- a CDS encoding bifunctional YncE family protein/alkaline phosphatase family protein, which produces MTGRLRRLLPPALVIVLAGLGLWLVVSPAGVTRPTILEPPGRNQQASITGTEATLVNGRRVTPAGTVLRTQSYNWGLAISPDQSRAALLRADSIEVVDLLPPHDIRRYPPRGTKVPALGTGTYMGIAFAPDGKSIFYGNANEGQILRLDLASGEIVATIDIDDGGIEDSFVGDFVLTRDGRTLVAVDQFNFRLVTVDVASGQVRQSVRVGRHPFAVALSPDERTAWVSNVGMFEYPLIPGVTPDNRATAGITFPAYGVPSAEAEQGTVAEGQSIPGLGPLNHPDAMSVFKVDLASGQVTQKIHTGYLVGADRDDIRTVGGASPGALAVARDRVYVSNATNDTITVLDAGTGKRLADIALNVPGLETLRGVLPFSVVLSPDQSRLYVACAGLNAVAVIDVHTRAIEGYVPAGWFAALVAVSVDGQRLYVSSAKGLGSGRNAGPGFDDPGRGLHPGDIMQGTLQIVETPRGTTLSDGTRQVIDNTYAAREVPPLLARTLPYANSRFEGPIKHIVFVVKENRTYDQVFGQRRDARGNPSGATLGLGVRVASKDGRRVLPRVDVTPNHHALADRFAISDNFYCDADQSNTGHRWVVGVYPNEWVEVNARSRIEARPFGPAPGRRNVNGSSAVVNPEDYNEAGALWEHLARHGVPFFNFGFGAEMPQSIEAQMHKETGIRMTVSFPLPKPLFDRSSRKYPTFNMAIPDQYRMDMFEEELRTRWESGVESFPSLVTIVLPNDHMTSEHPEDGYPFRESYVADNDLALGRLVERLSHSRWWDDMLIIVTEDDPQGGTDSVDAHRSLLMLISPWVKRGYVSPVLASFGSLMRLQFTLLGLPPLNQFDGAATLIDDVFSDSPDITPYDARPSDLRLFDPQLAFKPFARRFNWRGLATSRAMDDPDDMRRDLDDD